From a region of the Streptacidiphilus albus JL83 genome:
- a CDS encoding DegT/DnrJ/EryC1/StrS family aminotransferase, with translation MSERQIPLVDLAAAHAEVADEIAAGFARVLAATAFVGGEEVAAFEREYAGFAGVDHCVGVANGTDALELALRASGVRAGHEVALPANTFIATAGAVARIGARPVLVDCDPDTLLIDPERALDAVGPATRAVVPVHLYGQCADTAVLAAGLPDWVRMVEDAAQSQGATRDGRSPGRGSIAATSFYPGKNLGAYGDAGAVLTDDAEAAGLVRALANHGGTAKYRHDVAGFNSRLDGLQAVVLRAKLARLAAGNAARRAAAARYDALLGAAASAGRLVLPVTAPGNTHVWHLYVVRLGAGGVDGADRDAVVGKLNAEGVGAGVHYPVPVHLTGAFAHLGHRRGDFPHAEAAAGRMLSLPLFPQITERQQQRVVDALVGALG, from the coding sequence ATGAGCGAGCGTCAAATCCCGCTGGTGGACCTGGCGGCGGCACATGCCGAGGTCGCCGACGAGATCGCGGCCGGCTTCGCCCGGGTGCTCGCGGCCACCGCCTTCGTCGGCGGCGAGGAGGTCGCGGCCTTCGAGCGGGAGTACGCCGGCTTCGCCGGGGTGGACCACTGCGTGGGCGTCGCCAACGGCACCGACGCGCTGGAGCTGGCGCTGCGGGCCTCCGGGGTCCGGGCCGGACACGAGGTGGCGCTGCCGGCCAACACCTTCATCGCCACCGCCGGGGCGGTCGCCCGGATCGGCGCCCGGCCGGTGCTGGTCGACTGCGACCCGGACACCCTGCTGATCGACCCGGAGCGGGCCCTGGACGCGGTCGGCCCGGCCACCCGGGCGGTCGTCCCGGTCCACCTCTACGGGCAGTGCGCCGACACGGCGGTGCTGGCGGCGGGCCTGCCGGACTGGGTACGGATGGTCGAGGACGCGGCGCAGAGCCAGGGCGCCACCCGGGACGGCCGCAGTCCCGGCCGCGGCTCCATCGCCGCCACCAGCTTCTACCCCGGCAAGAACCTGGGCGCCTACGGCGACGCCGGGGCGGTGCTCACCGACGACGCGGAGGCGGCCGGGCTGGTCCGGGCGCTGGCCAACCACGGCGGCACCGCCAAGTACCGGCACGACGTGGCCGGCTTCAACAGCCGGCTGGACGGCCTCCAGGCGGTGGTGCTGCGGGCGAAGCTGGCCCGGCTGGCGGCCGGCAACGCCGCCCGGCGGGCCGCCGCCGCCCGCTACGACGCGCTGCTGGGTGCGGCCGCCTCGGCCGGCCGGCTGGTGCTGCCGGTGACCGCCCCGGGCAACACCCATGTCTGGCACCTGTACGTGGTGCGGCTCGGCGCCGGCGGGGTCGACGGCGCCGACCGCGACGCGGTGGTGGGCAAGCTGAATGCGGAGGGCGTCGGCGCCGGGGTGCACTACCCGGTCCCGGTCCACCTCACCGGGGCGTTCGCCCATCTGGGGCACCGGCGCGGGGACTTCCCGCACGCCGAGGCCGCGGCCGGGCGGATGCTGTCGCTGCCGCTGTTCCCGCAGATCACCGAGCGGCAGCAGCAGCGAGTGGTGGACGCCCTCGTCGGTGCGCTGGGCTGA